Genomic window (Synergistes jonesii):
CAAATCCGTGCCGCCGGATATAACGCGTCCCTTTCCCTGAGCGTCAGCCAGCGCTCCCAAAGCTTCGCCGATAGACTTAGCGAGTACATACTTCATCATGCGTTCCTCCCCTCATAAACACACAAGAATTTTTATAGGCAGTACAGCAATGCCCAATGGATTCGAACAAAAAAGCGGCTGTCCATGTACATGGCGTACATAGACAGCCGCTCAATTAGCAATGATAGCTTATGAGTTATGACTGACTGACTGACTGACTGACTGACTGACTGACTGACTGACTGACTGACTGACTGACTGACTGACTGACTGAGCATCGGGCATTTCCGTCCTCTTGTCAATAGCCTTCTTAACATTTTTTTCGCTTCCTTTCTATAGCAACTTAACAGTCCAAGATAACATTTTATAGTGTATAAAATATAGGTCACAATTATTATATCATATGTAATAATTTTGAAAAGTAGAAATTAAGAGACAACACATTGTATTTAATATAAGTTTGCTAAATTGTATTTTTTTGACATAAATTCAATCTAATACCCCTCATAAAGCCTGCTGTGCTTTTTCTTAGTGGTTTTTGTCATTTTTTTGTCTATTTATTGAGTACTTTTGGACGCCGTGTTAAAACAGCGCTACGGGGAGGTGGATTTATGCGATTGAAAGTATCTAAATAAGAACGCCGCTTCTTCACGACGCCCGACAATACTAACGAGCAGGTACCCTTAGAGCCTCTTGAACGTAAACTGCCACACGCTTTCAAGCTGTCGAAGTTTGTCGTATGTACGGACGCGGGGTTGGCGAGTACCGCGAACAGGAAGCCGAACGATGCCGCAGAGATGGCCTAATTTTTTGTTATCGTCAATTTTTTGTTTGTTTGTCGCGTGATATAGTGTACAATATTTTCCGTTGGAGGTGATTGCGTGACGGATATGCCGAAAATGAATCCAAAATTAAAAATACTCATCCCCGTCGTCCGCGGCCTCGCCCAAACGCTGGGCAAGGACTATGAGGTGAATCTTCACGACGTTTCGATGCCCGAACACTCGCTCGTCCTCTGCGAGAACGGCTATGTAACCGGCCGCAGCGAAGGCGGCCCGATGACGGATTTCGGCCTGTTCATGCTGCAGTCCGAGAAATATCGCGATAAAGAAGGAATTTTCAACTACCTCGCTAAAAACAACAGGGGCGAGCTGATCAAATGCAGCTGCATCTTCATAAGAGACGAAGAGGGGCAGATAATCGCCTTCCTCTGCATCAACTACGACCTTAAAAAAGCCTTCGCGGCGCAGGAATTGATCGAAAGCCTCGTCAGCGTCGGCATGGGAAAGGTCGAGCAATACCCGGAAAGGCTCGAGGCGGGGGAGAAATCCGGCGGTAAATTCCCCGAGCTCGTGCGCGAATCTTTCGCTCAGAATTTGGAAGAGGTCATAGGAGATTCTCTCGAAACTGTCAGGAAGAACGCCGGCAAGCCGCTGAGATTCCTGACGAAGCCGGAAAAAAAGTTGATCATCCAGGAGCTCCTCGACAGAGGCTTTTTCCGCCTGAAGGGAGCCGTCGACACGCTCGCTGCCGAGATGGGCAACACAAAATTTACGATATACGCGTACATCAGAGAGATACAGAAACAGCGGGAGAACGCTAAATAATCACATCTCCGCGTGTACATTTATAGTTTTAGGTGTAAATTAATTTTTATCCTTGACAAAATTTCAATATGGTATAACAATATTCTATGGTTACATCAAAAAATTGATAAATAACAATTTTTTGATGTAACGTTTAAGCATCTATTTTTAATAACCGTTATTTCACATTCA
Coding sequences:
- a CDS encoding helix-turn-helix transcriptional regulator; the encoded protein is MPKMNPKLKILIPVVRGLAQTLGKDYEVNLHDVSMPEHSLVLCENGYVTGRSEGGPMTDFGLFMLQSEKYRDKEGIFNYLAKNNRGELIKCSCIFIRDEEGQIIAFLCINYDLKKAFAAQELIESLVSVGMGKVEQYPERLEAGEKSGGKFPELVRESFAQNLEEVIGDSLETVRKNAGKPLRFLTKPEKKLIIQELLDRGFFRLKGAVDTLAAEMGNTKFTIYAYIREIQKQRENAK